One window of the Flavobacteriaceae bacterium YJPT1-3 genome contains the following:
- a CDS encoding glutaminyl-peptide cyclotransferase has product MEKEITTIYKRLALITLTFLALSCGEKNLSKNFLLATDADNNHLPNGSEITLSVTGKENMTLDSIVYFLEDERLGAVTGNQALTTPVQVQQLGRKNIKALLYAGEDTGEITEKLTVLSTQVPKVYNYTIVNRYPHQTDAYTQGLEFENGVLYESNGEFGTSNLRKLDLETGQVLQQYTLSDAYFAEGLTILNNQIYQLTWKSGKGFIYGLDSLDRKGTFAYAKSKEGWGLCNDGKVLYKSDGTDKIWKLDPTTLKELGYIQVVDNKSIKNKFNELEYVNGKIYANSYQFDSVAIIDPVSGAVEGVIDLRSLKKEVQEGLDPQNEVLNGIAYNPETDQLFVTGKHWNTLFEITISER; this is encoded by the coding sequence AGTTGCGGCGAAAAGAACCTTTCCAAAAATTTTCTGCTGGCCACGGATGCCGACAATAATCACCTTCCCAATGGCAGTGAGATTACGCTTTCTGTTACTGGCAAGGAAAACATGACCCTCGACTCTATTGTTTATTTCCTGGAAGACGAGCGTCTGGGCGCCGTGACCGGAAATCAGGCCTTGACCACTCCCGTGCAAGTGCAACAGCTGGGCCGTAAAAACATCAAAGCTCTGCTCTATGCCGGGGAAGACACCGGTGAGATCACCGAAAAGTTAACCGTGTTGAGCACGCAGGTCCCCAAGGTCTATAATTACACCATCGTCAATCGCTACCCGCATCAGACCGATGCGTATACCCAGGGGCTCGAATTTGAAAATGGAGTACTCTACGAAAGCAATGGGGAGTTTGGCACTTCCAATCTGCGCAAGCTGGACCTGGAGACCGGCCAGGTACTGCAGCAGTACACGCTGAGCGACGCTTACTTTGCGGAAGGCTTGACCATCCTCAACAATCAGATCTATCAATTGACCTGGAAATCTGGAAAAGGCTTTATCTACGGACTGGATTCACTGGATCGTAAAGGTACTTTTGCTTACGCGAAAAGTAAAGAAGGCTGGGGCCTGTGCAATGACGGAAAGGTGCTGTACAAGTCGGATGGCACGGACAAGATCTGGAAGCTGGATCCAACGACCTTAAAAGAGCTGGGCTATATTCAGGTGGTCGACAACAAATCGATCAAAAATAAGTTTAATGAACTGGAATACGTCAATGGAAAGATCTATGCCAACAGCTATCAGTTTGACAGCGTGGCCATCATCGATCCGGTATCCGGTGCTGTAGAAGGGGTGATCGATCTGCGTTCCTTAAAGAAAGAGGTGCAGGAAGGATTGGATCCTCAAAATGAGGTTTTGAACGGAATCGCTTACAATCCGGAAACCGATCAACTTTTCGTGACCGGCAAACACTGGAATACCCTTTTTGAAATCACCATTAGCGAACGATAA
- the glyA gene encoding serine hydroxymethyltransferase, whose translation MQRDTVIFDLIQEEKERQRNGLELIASENFVSDQVMEAAGSVLTNKYAEGYPGKRYYGGCEIVDEVEQIAIDRAKELFNAEYANVQPHSGSQANTAVFHACLKPGDKFLGFDLAHGGHLTHGSPVNFSGKLYNPVFYGVDAETGLLNYDKIQEIAIQEQPKMIIAGASAYSREIDYKRFREIADSVGAILLADMAHPAGLIAKGILQDPVPHCHVCTTTTHKTLRGPRGGLIIMGKDFENPFGLKLKNGNLKMMSSLLDSGIFPGNQGGPLEHIIAAKAIAFGEALTDEFLHYMVQVKKNAKVMADALVEKGYDIISKGTDNHMMLIDLRNKNITGKQAEEALGKADITVNKNMVPFDDRSPFVTSGIRIGTAAVTTRGLKESDMKQIVDLIDQVITNFEDEDKLEAIAEEVNTMISERPLFVA comes from the coding sequence ATGCAACGGGATACGGTAATTTTTGATCTGATTCAGGAGGAAAAAGAACGGCAACGCAACGGACTGGAATTGATCGCTTCGGAAAACTTCGTGAGTGACCAGGTGATGGAAGCGGCAGGTTCGGTATTGACCAATAAATACGCAGAAGGTTATCCCGGGAAACGCTATTACGGTGGTTGTGAGATCGTTGATGAGGTGGAGCAGATCGCTATCGATCGCGCTAAAGAACTCTTCAATGCCGAGTACGCCAACGTACAACCCCACTCCGGGTCTCAAGCCAATACGGCTGTTTTTCACGCTTGCCTGAAGCCGGGCGATAAATTTCTTGGTTTTGACCTGGCCCACGGGGGACACCTCACCCACGGTTCGCCGGTGAACTTTTCCGGAAAATTATACAATCCGGTATTCTACGGAGTAGATGCGGAGACCGGACTGCTCAACTACGATAAAATTCAGGAGATTGCTATTCAGGAGCAACCTAAAATGATCATTGCCGGAGCTTCTGCCTATTCCCGTGAAATCGATTATAAGCGCTTTCGCGAAATCGCAGACAGTGTAGGAGCTATTCTTTTGGCCGATATGGCACATCCCGCCGGTTTGATCGCTAAAGGCATACTGCAGGATCCGGTACCGCATTGTCATGTGTGTACCACGACGACCCATAAAACCCTACGCGGACCCCGTGGCGGACTCATCATCATGGGCAAAGACTTTGAAAATCCCTTCGGACTTAAACTGAAGAATGGAAACTTGAAAATGATGTCTTCTCTGCTGGATAGCGGCATCTTCCCCGGCAATCAGGGAGGTCCCTTAGAGCACATCATTGCGGCCAAAGCGATTGCTTTTGGAGAAGCCCTCACCGACGAATTCCTGCACTATATGGTACAGGTAAAAAAGAATGCTAAAGTAATGGCAGACGCCTTGGTGGAGAAGGGATACGACATTATCTCCAAAGGCACCGATAATCACATGATGTTGATCGATCTGCGCAATAAGAACATTACCGGGAAACAAGCGGAAGAGGCCCTAGGAAAAGCGGACATCACCGTCAATAAGAATATGGTGCCCTTTGATGATAGATCGCCTTTCGTGACTTCCGGGATTCGAATCGGAACCGCGGCTGTAACCACTCGCGGACTCAAAGAAAGCGATATGAAACAGATCGTCGACTTGATCGATCAGGTGATTACGAATTTTGAAGATGAAGACAAACTGGAAGCCATCGCCGAGGAGGTAAATACCATGATAAGTGAGCGACCGTTATTTGTTGCCTAA
- the fahA gene encoding fumarylacetoacetase — MPLSANDPKRKTWLKTTKNTDFPIQNIPFGVFLTRDDVITIGTRIGDHAIDLGALHQLGYFDGIPLTDDIFLQDTLNDFIADGRKTWRLVRNRIAQIFEEGNAKLRDNKKHRERVIFGLDEIEMQLPVQIGDYTDFYSSKEHATNVGSMFRDPDNALLPNWLHMPVAYHGRSSSIVPSGIPVHRPQGQKLPNDAKTPIFGPSRRVDFELEMAFITTAANQLGEPIPVNEAEEHIFGLVLFNDWSARDIQKWEYVPLGPFLAKNFASSISPWIVTLDALEPFRVESPKPIKPQLEYLQYKGKKSYDIHLEVSLQPEGMQESLLAKSNFKYMYWNMSQQLAHHTVNGCPVNAGDMMGSGTISGPTPDSYGSLLELSWAGKKPVKLKEGGDRKFVEDNDTIIMRGYCEKGDLRIGFGEVSTKLLPVFNPKKK; from the coding sequence ATGCCCTTATCCGCTAACGATCCGAAACGAAAAACCTGGTTAAAAACGACCAAGAATACAGACTTCCCGATTCAGAACATTCCCTTTGGGGTGTTCCTGACTCGAGACGATGTCATTACCATCGGTACCCGCATTGGCGATCACGCTATCGACCTGGGTGCGCTACATCAATTGGGTTATTTTGACGGAATTCCCTTGACTGACGATATTTTTCTTCAGGATACCTTAAACGACTTTATTGCGGACGGGCGAAAGACCTGGCGCCTGGTACGTAACCGCATCGCTCAGATCTTTGAAGAAGGGAATGCCAAGTTGCGGGATAATAAAAAACATCGCGAGCGCGTCATTTTTGGATTGGACGAGATTGAAATGCAATTGCCGGTACAGATTGGTGATTACACTGATTTTTACAGTTCTAAAGAGCATGCCACCAATGTAGGAAGCATGTTCCGCGATCCGGACAATGCGTTATTGCCCAACTGGCTGCACATGCCGGTGGCCTATCACGGTCGCAGTTCGTCTATCGTACCTTCCGGAATTCCAGTGCACAGGCCGCAAGGGCAAAAGCTTCCCAACGATGCCAAGACCCCTATTTTCGGTCCGTCAAGACGCGTGGACTTCGAATTGGAGATGGCTTTTATTACCACCGCCGCCAATCAATTAGGAGAACCCATTCCGGTGAATGAAGCCGAAGAGCATATTTTTGGGTTGGTGTTGTTCAACGATTGGAGCGCACGAGATATTCAGAAATGGGAATATGTTCCTCTCGGACCATTCCTGGCGAAAAACTTCGCCTCCTCCATTTCTCCCTGGATCGTGACTTTGGATGCCCTGGAACCCTTCCGCGTGGAAAGTCCGAAGCCCATCAAGCCCCAATTGGAATACCTGCAGTACAAAGGCAAAAAGAGTTACGACATCCATTTAGAGGTTTCCCTGCAGCCCGAAGGCATGCAAGAGAGCCTGTTGGCGAAATCCAACTTCAAATACATGTACTGGAACATGTCTCAGCAATTGGCGCATCATACGGTCAATGGCTGCCCGGTGAATGCCGGTGACATGATGGGTAGCGGAACCATCTCCGGCCCTACCCCGGACAGCTACGGAAGTTTATTGGAGCTTTCCTGGGCGGGCAAAAAGCCGGTCAAATTAAAAGAGGGCGGCGACCGCAAATTCGTGGAAGACAATGACACCATCATCATGCGTGGTTATTGCGAAAAAGGCGATCTGCGTATTGGTTTTGGCGAAGTGAGCACCAAATTACTTCCGGTGTTTAACCCGAAAAAGAAGTAG
- a CDS encoding outer membrane beta-barrel family protein, which translates to MTTKLWALCLIFTFSLTTLLAQPKPDELVTGSVKGVVMDKDLNQPIPYATIVISDVNNAVITGGISGDDGSFLVEKIPEGNHLFKVQFIGYETVSQPITIDRKNRDWDMGTMYLVAVAASLDEVNVVAERTTIEQQIDRKVINVGKDLTTAGPTAADIMNNVPSVSVDQQSGALSLRGNTNVQVMVDGKLSNIPAAQLLKQLPSTSIKKIELITNPSAKYNPEGMSGIINIVLHKNVNLGFNGDINVGLAYDENPKFNSGINLNYRNGKFNLYANYSNNISKNFNFGNVFRPDNNSNQLFRFEDESQSHLYKVGLDFYLNEKNTISFFYNPNSYEGETLGTTDILFLNDPDQNLLQLFSNENNNNSDQYNFDYKLDFAKEGHNIELEVDYNVFEGGEDANFDFTGATPLSDYMDFVDTERDRTTINLDYVNPLSEKAKLEIGAQAILFNTDVAYSSTGESFNEQGNLVPTPDTQFDYSRDIYSAYVTYGKTLEKWSYQVGARFETVNVAADTNSVRAFTNDYTQLYPSAFVTYTPTEKNQYQISYSRRVDRPGISQVNPIRQWSTPLVSNLGNVNLEPQFTNSVELNYTRRLEKGSITAGAFVRFIEDEINMALFVDRFNLDRVILTSDNFDNTTAYGFELSSNYKPTKWWSLNASFDLYQQTQKGISETLDRDIENPTVDDIVRSTREVDNLIYNARVINNFTATEKLSFTAFAMYRGENRNLQFTMKPMFMVNVGARYSLWDGKGTFSLNYNDIFNTMYARFTGDLPYTQIGQFEWESQTVFVGLNYRFGDGKYRAKRRRNRDDNEKEGGGGLLGG; encoded by the coding sequence ATGACAACCAAACTTTGGGCACTCTGCCTAATTTTCACATTTTCCTTGACTACCCTTCTTGCGCAACCTAAACCCGATGAACTCGTCACTGGGAGCGTCAAGGGGGTGGTCATGGATAAAGACCTGAACCAACCCATCCCCTACGCCACTATCGTGATCAGCGATGTCAATAATGCCGTAATCACCGGGGGTATCTCCGGTGATGATGGAAGCTTTCTGGTAGAAAAAATTCCCGAAGGAAATCATCTATTCAAGGTGCAGTTCATCGGTTATGAAACCGTCTCCCAGCCCATCACCATCGACCGTAAGAACCGGGATTGGGATATGGGGACCATGTACCTGGTAGCCGTGGCAGCCAGTCTGGATGAAGTGAATGTAGTGGCGGAACGCACCACCATCGAGCAGCAAATCGACCGCAAGGTGATCAATGTAGGGAAGGATCTGACCACGGCCGGCCCTACGGCTGCCGATATTATGAATAACGTACCTTCAGTCAGTGTAGACCAACAATCCGGAGCTTTAAGCTTACGCGGAAATACCAACGTGCAGGTCATGGTGGATGGAAAACTATCTAATATTCCGGCGGCTCAGCTCTTAAAGCAATTGCCCTCGACCTCCATCAAGAAGATCGAATTGATCACCAATCCTTCCGCCAAATACAATCCGGAGGGGATGAGCGGGATCATCAATATCGTACTCCATAAAAATGTCAATCTTGGATTCAATGGAGACATCAACGTCGGACTCGCCTATGACGAGAATCCCAAATTCAACAGCGGGATCAATCTGAACTATCGAAACGGCAAATTCAACCTCTACGCGAATTACAGCAACAACATTTCTAAGAACTTCAATTTTGGGAATGTCTTTCGACCGGATAACAACTCCAATCAGCTGTTCCGCTTTGAGGACGAGAGTCAGTCGCATCTCTATAAAGTAGGACTGGATTTCTACCTCAACGAGAAGAACACCATCTCTTTCTTTTACAACCCCAACAGCTATGAAGGAGAAACTTTAGGGACTACCGATATCCTCTTCCTCAATGATCCCGATCAGAACTTGCTGCAGCTTTTCAGCAATGAGAACAATAACAATTCTGATCAGTATAACTTTGATTACAAATTGGACTTTGCTAAAGAAGGCCACAATATCGAACTGGAGGTGGATTACAATGTGTTTGAAGGTGGAGAAGATGCCAACTTCGACTTTACCGGCGCTACTCCCCTGAGTGACTACATGGACTTTGTGGATACCGAGCGGGATCGTACCACGATCAACCTGGATTACGTAAATCCTTTGTCAGAAAAAGCGAAGCTGGAGATCGGGGCTCAGGCCATATTGTTCAATACCGATGTGGCCTACTCCTCTACCGGAGAGTCTTTTAACGAGCAGGGCAACCTCGTCCCCACCCCAGACACCCAATTCGATTACAGTCGGGATATTTATTCCGCCTATGTCACCTACGGAAAGACCTTAGAAAAATGGTCGTATCAGGTGGGTGCCCGTTTTGAAACCGTGAATGTCGCTGCAGATACCAATAGTGTTCGCGCTTTTACCAACGACTATACGCAGCTGTATCCCTCGGCTTTTGTGACCTATACACCGACCGAGAAGAATCAGTATCAGATCAGCTACAGCAGACGGGTCGACCGGCCGGGAATCAGTCAGGTGAATCCCATCCGTCAATGGAGCACGCCCTTGGTAAGCAATCTGGGAAATGTCAATCTCGAACCCCAGTTTACCAACAGCGTGGAATTAAATTATACCCGTCGACTCGAAAAAGGGAGCATCACCGCGGGGGCATTTGTCCGTTTTATTGAAGACGAGATCAATATGGCGCTGTTTGTAGACCGCTTCAATCTGGACCGGGTGATCCTGACCAGCGATAATTTTGACAACACTACAGCCTACGGTTTTGAATTGTCCAGCAATTACAAGCCTACCAAATGGTGGAGCCTTAATGCCAGTTTTGATCTCTATCAGCAAACCCAAAAGGGGATTTCGGAAACCCTGGATCGGGATATTGAAAATCCAACAGTAGATGATATTGTACGCAGCACACGAGAGGTGGACAACTTGATCTATAATGCCCGGGTAATCAATAATTTCACGGCTACGGAAAAGCTGTCCTTTACTGCCTTTGCCATGTATCGCGGTGAGAACCGAAATTTGCAATTCACTATGAAACCCATGTTTATGGTTAACGTGGGTGCTCGATACAGTCTGTGGGATGGAAAAGGAACCTTCAGTTTGAATTATAATGACATTTTCAACACCATGTACGCCCGCTTTACCGGAGATCTCCCCTACACCCAGATCGGTCAGTTTGAGTGGGAAAGTCAAACGGTCTTCGTAGGACTGAACTACCGTTTTGGCGATGGGAAATACCGCGCCAAGCGACGTCGTAACCGCGATGACAATGAGAAGGAAGGTGGCGGTGGATTGCTGGGTGGGTAG
- the ytxJ gene encoding bacillithiol system redox-active protein YtxJ, with product MGLFGMFKSDRDLAKKEIVQVPWNYLTSEEELKAAIEVSHQTPVVIFKHSTTCGISRMALNRFESAYDVKESQLRPYFLDLKRFREISNAVAEQLEVRHESPQLLLLKNGTVVYHESHGSIDLEEVKAKL from the coding sequence ATGGGATTATTTGGAATGTTTAAAAGTGACCGCGACCTGGCCAAGAAAGAAATAGTGCAGGTGCCGTGGAACTACCTGACCAGCGAAGAGGAATTGAAGGCGGCCATTGAAGTCTCCCACCAAACTCCGGTGGTCATCTTTAAGCACAGCACCACTTGCGGCATCAGTAGAATGGCCTTGAACCGGTTTGAATCGGCTTACGATGTCAAAGAATCCCAATTACGTCCCTATTTTCTGGATTTAAAGCGCTTTCGCGAAATCTCCAACGCGGTCGCTGAACAGTTGGAGGTACGTCATGAGAGTCCGCAGCTGCTCCTGCTCAAGAACGGCACCGTGGTCTACCACGAATCCCACGGAAGCATTGACCTGGAAGAGGTGAAGGCAAAACTTTAG